A genomic segment from Chanos chanos chromosome 2, fChaCha1.1, whole genome shotgun sequence encodes:
- the hsd17b12b gene encoding very-long-chain 3-oxoacyl-CoA reductase-B isoform X1, with product MHPGWHSDAVVMQLMMQELLYWIGALTVAWLSVCTLRHLLIGLRVWILGNGNLITASKLGKWAVVTGATDGIGKAYAEELARRGFAIVLISRTQEKLDEVSKAIESKYNVATKTIAADFGSLDIYPKIESGLAGLEIGILVNNVGVSYSYPEFFLQVPNLDAFINSMVNINITSVCQMTRLVLPRMVDRSKGVILNIASASGMYPVPLLSLYSSTKAFVDFFSRGLDAEYKSKGIIIQSVLPFFVTTKLSKIRRATLDTPTPERYVAAELNTVGLQSQTNGYLPHAIMGWVTTALLPTTLLNKYIMSLHLSQRARYLKKKKQG from the exons ATGCACCCCGGTTGGCACTCAGACGCTGTTGTGATGCAGTTAATGATGCAGGAGCTGCTGTACTGGATAGGCGCTCTCACCGTGGCCTGGCTGTCGGTGTGCACACTGCGCCATCTGCTCATCGGACTGCGGGTGTGGATCTTGGGAAATGGGAATCTAATTACAGCTTCCAAGCTTGGAAAATGGGCAG tCGTAACTGGGGCCACTGATGGTATCGGGAAAGCCTATGCAGAGGAG CTGGCGCGACGTGGTTTTGCCATTGTCCTCATCAGCCGCACGCAGGAGAAACTCGATGAGGTCTCTAAAGCTATTG AGAGTAAATATAACGTCGCGACCAAAACGATCGCGGCAGACTTTGGATCATTGGATATATATCCCAAGATTGAATCTGGACTGGCAGGGCTGGAGATTGGAATTTTAG TGAATAATGTTGGAGTGTCCTACTCTTATCCTGAGTTCTTCCTCCAGGTTCCCAATCTCGATGCT TTTATCAACAGCATGGTCAATATCAACATCACgtctgtctgtcag ATGACACGGCTTGTGCTGCCGAGAATGGTGGACAG GTCAAAAGGTGTCATTCTGAACATTGCCTCTGCCAGTGGCATGTACCCTGTTCCTCTCCTCAGTCTTTACTCCTCGACTAAG GCCTTTGTGGACTTCTTTTCTCGTGGGCTGGACGCTGAGTACAAGAGCAAAGGCATCATCATTCAG AGTGTGTTGCCGTTTTTTGTGACGACCAAACTGAGCAAGATCAGGAGGGCTACCTtggacacccccacccccgagCGTTATGTGGCAGCTGAGCTGAACACGGTGGGACTGCAGTCTCAGACTAATGGATACCTGCCACACGCCATTATG ggctGGGTGACCACGGCATTGCTCCCTACCACACTGCTCAACAAATACATCATGAGTTTGCATTTGTCTCAGCGTGCACGctacctgaaaaaaaagaagcaaggTTAA
- the hsd17b12b gene encoding very-long-chain 3-oxoacyl-CoA reductase-B isoform X2 codes for MQLMMQELLYWIGALTVAWLSVCTLRHLLIGLRVWILGNGNLITASKLGKWAVVTGATDGIGKAYAEELARRGFAIVLISRTQEKLDEVSKAIESKYNVATKTIAADFGSLDIYPKIESGLAGLEIGILVNNVGVSYSYPEFFLQVPNLDAFINSMVNINITSVCQMTRLVLPRMVDRSKGVILNIASASGMYPVPLLSLYSSTKAFVDFFSRGLDAEYKSKGIIIQSVLPFFVTTKLSKIRRATLDTPTPERYVAAELNTVGLQSQTNGYLPHAIMGWVTTALLPTTLLNKYIMSLHLSQRARYLKKKKQG; via the exons ATGCAGTTAATGATGCAGGAGCTGCTGTACTGGATAGGCGCTCTCACCGTGGCCTGGCTGTCGGTGTGCACACTGCGCCATCTGCTCATCGGACTGCGGGTGTGGATCTTGGGAAATGGGAATCTAATTACAGCTTCCAAGCTTGGAAAATGGGCAG tCGTAACTGGGGCCACTGATGGTATCGGGAAAGCCTATGCAGAGGAG CTGGCGCGACGTGGTTTTGCCATTGTCCTCATCAGCCGCACGCAGGAGAAACTCGATGAGGTCTCTAAAGCTATTG AGAGTAAATATAACGTCGCGACCAAAACGATCGCGGCAGACTTTGGATCATTGGATATATATCCCAAGATTGAATCTGGACTGGCAGGGCTGGAGATTGGAATTTTAG TGAATAATGTTGGAGTGTCCTACTCTTATCCTGAGTTCTTCCTCCAGGTTCCCAATCTCGATGCT TTTATCAACAGCATGGTCAATATCAACATCACgtctgtctgtcag ATGACACGGCTTGTGCTGCCGAGAATGGTGGACAG GTCAAAAGGTGTCATTCTGAACATTGCCTCTGCCAGTGGCATGTACCCTGTTCCTCTCCTCAGTCTTTACTCCTCGACTAAG GCCTTTGTGGACTTCTTTTCTCGTGGGCTGGACGCTGAGTACAAGAGCAAAGGCATCATCATTCAG AGTGTGTTGCCGTTTTTTGTGACGACCAAACTGAGCAAGATCAGGAGGGCTACCTtggacacccccacccccgagCGTTATGTGGCAGCTGAGCTGAACACGGTGGGACTGCAGTCTCAGACTAATGGATACCTGCCACACGCCATTATG ggctGGGTGACCACGGCATTGCTCCCTACCACACTGCTCAACAAATACATCATGAGTTTGCATTTGTCTCAGCGTGCACGctacctgaaaaaaaagaagcaaggTTAA